CATATCGTAAATCGTAAGGGCGGCCACGCTGACCGCCGTCATGGCCTCCATCTCCACACCTGTTCTTCCGAGAGTTTTCACCTTTGCCTCAATGATGATCTCTCCCTGCCGAGCATTAGTGGAAAATTGAATATCAATTGCTGTCAGCTCAAGGGGATGACATAAGGGGATCAGTTCGCCTGTCTTCTTAGCAGCCATAATCCCGGCAATCCTGGCGACGCCAAAAACATCTCCCTTGGGCATGCCACCCGTTTCTATTGCCGCGACGGTATCGGGACGCGCCAGGACCTTCCCCCGGGCCAGCGCCTCCCGGAGGGTGGTATCCTTTGTGGTTATGTCAACCATCCTTGCTTTACCTTTTTCGTCAAGGTGGGATAGTTTAGCCATCATAGCAATTATTTTGGGTGATACAAGAGAAAAAACTCAGCAAAAAATTTGTGGTAAATTTAGCATAATGTATTATGGATGAGCAAGAAAAAGATTAAAAGTAAGCATTCAGCAATCAGCGACCTGTCTGTGTGCCTGTCTGCGTGCGGCGCACAGGCAGGTCAGTAAGACAAGTCAAAGGTTGTTGTCATGCACCAGCTCAATGATTGTAACTTCCGGGGGTGAGAGAAAACGGATCGGGGGACCCCATGTCCCTGTCCCCCTGCTTACATACAG
The nucleotide sequence above comes from Syntrophales bacterium. Encoded proteins:
- the moaC gene encoding cyclic pyranopterin monophosphate synthase MoaC, whose product is MAKLSHLDEKGKARMVDITTKDTTLREALARGKVLARPDTVAAIETGGMPKGDVFGVARIAGIMAAKKTGELIPLCHPLELTAIDIQFSTNARQGEIIIEAKVKTLGRTGVEMEAMTAVSVAALTIYDMCKSADREMILTDIKLITKYGGKSTPLVVNM